One window from the genome of Echinicola vietnamensis DSM 17526 encodes:
- the hemL gene encoding glutamate-1-semialdehyde 2,1-aminomutase — translation MNIQNSKTLFSNAQNFIPGGVNSPVRAFKAVGGDPLFIKKAEGAYLFDEDDNRYIELINSWGPMILGHNHPEINEAIVKAVENGTSFGAPTAKEIDIAELICKMVPSVEKVRMVNSGTEATMSAVRLARGYTGRDKFLKFEGNYHGHGDSFLIAAGSGAMTMGAPNSPGVTKGTAKDTLLAPYNDLNAVKEVLEANRDEVAAIILEPVPGNMGLVLPNEGFLQGLRKLCDEEGIVLIFDEVMTGFRLAQGGAQEVFGVTPDLTTMGKIIGGGMPVGAYGGKKEIMDFVSPVGPVYQAGTLSGNPIAMAAGFAMLDHLYQHPEVYQQLDQAGSKLVAGVKSSVEKLGLEYTMTHLGSMYSLFFTKEKVVDFETAKTSDTVLFGKYFQAMLKRGVYLPPSQFESLFLSTALTDEHIDQIIDANEASLREIL, via the coding sequence ATGAACATCCAAAACAGCAAGACGCTTTTTTCCAACGCACAAAATTTTATCCCAGGAGGTGTGAATTCACCAGTGAGGGCTTTTAAAGCCGTAGGTGGCGACCCTTTGTTTATCAAAAAGGCTGAGGGAGCTTATCTTTTCGATGAGGATGACAATCGCTACATTGAACTGATCAACAGCTGGGGGCCGATGATCTTGGGGCACAATCATCCGGAAATTAACGAGGCGATCGTAAAGGCCGTCGAAAATGGGACCTCTTTTGGAGCCCCTACCGCAAAAGAAATAGATATTGCTGAATTGATCTGCAAGATGGTGCCTTCTGTGGAAAAGGTAAGGATGGTCAATTCCGGTACGGAGGCCACCATGTCAGCGGTAAGGCTGGCCAGGGGCTATACGGGCCGTGATAAGTTTTTGAAATTTGAAGGAAACTACCATGGGCATGGAGATTCATTTTTGATTGCCGCAGGGTCAGGAGCCATGACCATGGGAGCACCGAATTCACCAGGAGTCACCAAAGGGACGGCCAAGGATACGTTACTGGCGCCATATAATGATCTGAATGCGGTCAAAGAAGTGCTGGAGGCCAATAGGGATGAAGTGGCTGCTATTATTTTGGAGCCCGTTCCCGGAAATATGGGGTTGGTATTGCCGAATGAAGGATTTTTGCAGGGACTTAGAAAGCTCTGTGATGAAGAGGGCATCGTTTTGATTTTCGATGAGGTCATGACCGGTTTCAGGCTGGCCCAAGGGGGAGCCCAGGAAGTATTTGGCGTGACGCCGGATTTGACAACCATGGGCAAGATCATTGGCGGTGGCATGCCGGTGGGCGCATATGGCGGCAAAAAGGAGATCATGGATTTTGTGTCTCCAGTAGGGCCGGTTTATCAAGCGGGCACCTTGTCGGGTAATCCTATTGCCATGGCGGCAGGTTTCGCTATGCTTGATCACTTGTATCAGCATCCAGAGGTGTATCAGCAGCTGGATCAGGCCGGAAGCAAGCTGGTGGCGGGTGTCAAAAGTAGCGTCGAAAAGCTTGGTTTGGAGTATACCATGACCCATCTGGGAAGCATGTACAGCTTGTTCTTTACCAAAGAGAAGGTAGTTGATTTCGAAACGGCAAAGACATCCGATACCGTACTGTTCGGCAAGTATTTTCAAGCGATGCTGAAGCGGGGGGTATACTTGCCACCATCGCAGTTTGAAAGCCTCTTTTTGAGCACCGCATTGACCGATGAGCATATTGATCAGATCATCGATGCCAATGAAGCTTCCTTGAGAGAAATCCTTTAA
- a CDS encoding ABC transporter substrate-binding protein has translation MRKINIFLLLAMLLCGPVMAQQTGTGYSTAVQLIDSGRPDEAMEQLRPYLDYNQYGKLALYAHYHFARAANKNQQYQLAKATLEQLLADYDWEKEDEALYLLGTTNFALNQAYDGLSAMSKIDSEAIKEEGYRASYKYCSNNVTVSLLVAHYSAFKDNKGYSLALKEKLLQQSVLSSNEKKLLAELCNMNLDGKAGEGMSLDREENGILDVAIVLPFNYQGGTGVRSLDGANFVFELYQGLDMAIKDAKSKGLDINVKTFDTERKNAVVQKILSDPFFNKADIIVGPIYPEETALVSDFADQHRIPFINPLSNIKETFGDTDFAYLFRPSTEMIVDKLLAYGRKHVTGNRIAIAYSGSTRDELMARQLADEASRRGYRIVFNEKVGSSSIRGFLSKVGLKPGMEARADQIVILSDDPYIASPTLSMMESLSVNTPVFVMDSWLYFNFANFDMLEGNDLNYIGNNTVDFSNDQTEDFRYRFFETYSTYPGSNAYLGFDLMNWVTATINSAAGFDFRNNLNRQGEIHSGLGFGLDFKGSQSNQYVPVLKLKEGKIEEIK, from the coding sequence ATGAGAAAGATAAACATATTTTTATTGCTTGCCATGTTGTTGTGCGGTCCGGTGATGGCGCAGCAAACAGGGACCGGTTACAGCACTGCTGTGCAGTTGATAGATAGCGGACGACCAGATGAGGCCATGGAGCAACTAAGACCGTATTTGGATTATAATCAATACGGGAAATTAGCCTTGTACGCCCATTATCATTTTGCACGCGCTGCCAATAAGAATCAGCAGTACCAACTGGCAAAAGCTACGTTGGAGCAGCTCTTGGCAGATTATGATTGGGAGAAAGAAGATGAGGCCCTTTACCTATTGGGGACGACCAATTTTGCGTTGAACCAAGCCTACGATGGGCTCAGTGCCATGAGTAAGATTGATAGTGAAGCGATCAAGGAAGAGGGGTACCGGGCGAGCTATAAATACTGCAGTAACAACGTGACGGTAAGTTTGTTGGTGGCACACTATTCGGCATTCAAGGATAACAAAGGGTACAGCCTTGCCCTGAAAGAGAAATTGCTGCAGCAGTCGGTACTTTCTTCCAATGAGAAAAAGCTTTTGGCGGAGTTGTGCAATATGAACTTGGATGGAAAAGCTGGAGAAGGAATGTCGCTGGACCGGGAAGAAAACGGGATATTGGATGTGGCCATTGTGCTGCCATTTAATTACCAAGGAGGTACAGGGGTAAGGAGTCTCGATGGGGCCAATTTTGTATTTGAGCTTTATCAAGGCTTGGATATGGCCATCAAAGATGCCAAAAGCAAAGGTTTGGACATTAATGTGAAGACTTTTGACACGGAGCGAAAAAATGCTGTCGTTCAGAAGATCCTGTCCGATCCATTTTTTAACAAAGCGGATATCATTGTGGGGCCTATATACCCTGAAGAGACAGCATTAGTGTCCGATTTTGCGGATCAGCACCGTATCCCTTTTATCAATCCCCTTTCTAATATCAAGGAGACGTTCGGGGATACTGACTTTGCCTACCTTTTTAGGCCATCGACCGAGATGATCGTTGACAAGCTCTTGGCCTATGGCCGAAAGCATGTGACCGGAAACCGTATCGCTATTGCTTATTCTGGTTCAACCAGGGATGAGCTGATGGCGCGCCAATTGGCAGATGAAGCTTCCAGAAGAGGGTACCGGATTGTGTTCAACGAGAAGGTTGGTTCCAGTAGTATTCGCGGCTTCCTGTCGAAAGTAGGCTTAAAGCCAGGCATGGAAGCGCGCGCTGACCAAATTGTCATCCTATCGGACGATCCATATATTGCTTCCCCCACACTTTCCATGATGGAGTCTTTGAGCGTAAATACCCCGGTGTTTGTGATGGACAGTTGGCTGTATTTTAATTTTGCCAACTTTGATATGCTGGAAGGCAATGACCTGAACTATATCGGGAATAATACGGTGGATTTTAGCAATGATCAGACGGAGGATTTCAGGTACCGTTTTTTTGAAACATACAGTACTTACCCCGGCTCAAACGCTTATTTGGGTTTTGATTTAATGAACTGGGTGACGGCCACCATCAACAGTGCTGCTGGATTTGATTTTAGAAATAATCTCAATCGGCAGGGGGAGATCCATTCAGGACTTGGCTTTGGACTTGATTTTAAAGGGAGCCAGTCCAATCAGTACGTACCCGTGCTGAAGCTTAAAGAAGGTAAAATTGAAGAAATCAAATAA
- the guaA gene encoding glutamine-hydrolyzing GMP synthase: MAEQILILDFGSQYTQLIARRVRELDVYCEIHPYNNIPEITPDIKGVILSGSPCSVRDEGSPDVDLEQFRGKLPLLGVCYGSQLLAQKYGGNVTPSEIREYGRANLNFIDKHNDLFHEVSHGSQVWMSHGDTIKELPQGWEVISSTASVKVAAFKVPDEDTFGIQFHPEVTHSEEGKNVLRNFVVQICGCSQDWTSDVFIDATIDELKQKLGDDKVVMGLSGGVDSSVAATLIHRAIGDNLVCVFVDNGLLRKHEYEEVLDSYKHLGLNVIGVDAKQRFYDALAGKSDPEDKRKAIGNTFIEVFDDEAHKIQGVKWLGQGTIYPDVIESVSVNGPSATIKSHHNVGGLPDFMKLKVVEPLNTLFKDGVREVGRALQIPEIIIGRHPFPGPGLAIRVLGEVTPEKVSILQEVDHIFIQGLKDDNLYDEVWQAGAILLPVQSVGVMGDERTYEQVVALRAVTSVDGMTADWVHLPYEFLGKISNEIINKVKGVNRVVYDISSKPPATIEWE; this comes from the coding sequence ATGGCAGAACAGATACTTATCCTAGACTTTGGTTCGCAGTACACGCAGCTTATCGCCAGAAGAGTAAGAGAACTCGATGTGTACTGTGAAATCCATCCCTATAACAACATCCCAGAAATCACACCAGATATCAAAGGTGTCATCCTATCGGGCAGCCCCTGCTCAGTGAGGGATGAAGGCTCACCAGATGTGGACCTTGAGCAGTTCAGAGGTAAATTGCCCCTTTTGGGCGTTTGTTACGGTTCACAATTGCTGGCCCAGAAGTATGGCGGCAATGTAACCCCCTCCGAAATCAGGGAATATGGTCGAGCAAATTTGAATTTTATCGACAAGCACAATGATTTGTTCCATGAAGTTTCCCATGGCTCCCAAGTATGGATGTCCCATGGCGATACCATCAAGGAGCTTCCACAAGGCTGGGAAGTGATTTCCAGTACTGCCTCGGTAAAAGTGGCTGCTTTCAAAGTGCCTGATGAGGATACCTTCGGTATTCAGTTTCACCCGGAAGTGACGCATTCCGAGGAAGGTAAAAATGTGTTGAGAAACTTTGTCGTGCAGATTTGTGGATGTAGTCAGGATTGGACCTCTGATGTGTTTATTGATGCGACCATTGATGAGCTGAAGCAGAAACTTGGTGATGACAAGGTGGTCATGGGACTTTCTGGAGGAGTAGATTCCTCTGTAGCTGCCACATTGATCCATAGGGCTATTGGGGACAATCTCGTCTGCGTATTTGTGGACAATGGCCTTTTGCGTAAACATGAATATGAGGAAGTGCTCGACTCTTACAAGCACCTTGGCCTCAATGTAATCGGGGTGGATGCCAAGCAGCGTTTTTATGATGCATTGGCTGGGAAGAGTGATCCTGAAGATAAAAGAAAAGCAATCGGAAATACGTTTATCGAGGTGTTCGATGACGAAGCACACAAAATCCAAGGTGTGAAATGGCTCGGGCAGGGTACCATCTATCCCGATGTGATCGAATCGGTATCGGTCAATGGCCCTTCCGCCACGATTAAATCTCACCATAATGTGGGGGGATTGCCGGATTTTATGAAGCTAAAGGTGGTAGAACCGCTTAATACCTTGTTTAAGGATGGTGTCCGGGAAGTAGGACGTGCTTTGCAGATTCCAGAAATTATCATCGGTAGACATCCTTTTCCAGGGCCAGGGCTCGCCATTCGGGTTTTGGGCGAGGTGACGCCAGAGAAAGTGAGCATTTTGCAGGAGGTAGACCATATCTTCATCCAAGGGCTCAAAGACGATAATCTCTATGATGAAGTATGGCAAGCAGGAGCAATTTTGCTTCCTGTTCAGTCTGTCGGAGTCATGGGGGATGAGCGAACCTATGAACAGGTAGTGGCCCTGAGAGCAGTGACTTCCGTGGATGGCATGACCGCTGATTGGGTGCATTTACCCTACGAATTCCTGGGGAAAATATCCAATGAAATTATCAATAAGGTAAAAGGGGTAAACAGAGTGGTGTATGACATCAGCTCTAAGCCGCCTGCAACCATTGAATGGGAATAA
- a CDS encoding Gfo/Idh/MocA family protein: MSNNRRDFLKLSGLAGMGLVGAGMSGFTQPQLDEVLRQSKRKNNQRFNMSGYGAPKLDTVRAGFIGLGMRGPGHVERMSKITGVEIKAICDLVPEKVDKVKEMLKDSPHDPDTYSGSAYAWKKMVDRDDLDIIFILTPWEWHVPMAVYAMEADKHVAIEVPAAKTLEECWELVETSERTRKHCMMMENCCYDFFEMMTLNMARDGFFGDVIHGEGAYIHDLLGLNFKKEGGYEDMWRLKENAHRNGNLYATHGLGPICQVMDINRGDQMDYLTSLSSNDFMMQQHAQELAEEDDFFASYANMQFRGNMNTTMVKTKKGRSIMIQHDVTSPRPYSRIHLVSGTKGIARKWPKQGVATGHRWFSDEQMQELEEKYTPEITKKVGEMAKKIGGHGGMDFMMTWRLVDCLRNGLPLDQDVYDAALWSAFSPLSEWSVANKATSIDVPDFTGGSWKTNKPVSITLEGGGNTGVRI, translated from the coding sequence ATGAGCAATAATAGAAGAGATTTTCTTAAGCTTTCCGGGCTTGCGGGTATGGGGTTGGTAGGAGCTGGTATGAGCGGATTTACCCAGCCACAGCTTGACGAAGTGCTTAGACAGAGTAAGCGAAAAAACAACCAGCGTTTCAATATGTCGGGATACGGTGCACCTAAACTGGATACCGTACGAGCAGGTTTTATTGGTTTGGGCATGCGTGGGCCTGGACATGTGGAGCGCATGAGTAAAATAACAGGAGTGGAGATCAAGGCCATCTGTGACTTGGTGCCGGAAAAGGTGGATAAGGTAAAGGAGATGTTGAAAGACTCGCCGCACGATCCCGATACCTATTCTGGATCAGCCTATGCTTGGAAAAAGATGGTAGACAGGGATGACCTGGATATCATATTTATCCTTACTCCTTGGGAATGGCACGTGCCGATGGCCGTCTATGCGATGGAAGCTGATAAGCACGTGGCGATCGAAGTGCCTGCTGCCAAGACCCTTGAGGAATGCTGGGAGTTGGTGGAGACTTCAGAGCGTACCCGAAAGCACTGCATGATGATGGAAAACTGCTGTTATGATTTCTTCGAGATGATGACGCTCAATATGGCCAGGGATGGTTTCTTTGGGGATGTGATCCATGGCGAAGGGGCCTATATACACGACCTGCTCGGGCTGAACTTTAAGAAGGAGGGAGGCTATGAAGACATGTGGAGGTTAAAGGAAAATGCCCACCGAAACGGAAACCTCTATGCCACGCATGGACTGGGGCCTATCTGTCAGGTCATGGATATCAACAGAGGTGACCAGATGGATTACCTGACATCACTTTCCAGCAATGACTTCATGATGCAGCAGCATGCGCAGGAATTGGCTGAGGAAGATGACTTTTTTGCTTCCTATGCCAATATGCAGTTCCGAGGAAATATGAATACGACCATGGTGAAAACCAAAAAAGGGAGGTCGATCATGATCCAGCACGATGTGACTTCTCCAAGGCCGTATTCCAGGATTCACTTGGTGAGCGGAACCAAAGGCATTGCCAGAAAATGGCCAAAACAAGGTGTGGCAACCGGCCACCGATGGTTCTCAGATGAGCAGATGCAGGAACTTGAAGAAAAATACACGCCAGAGATCACCAAAAAAGTCGGAGAGATGGCCAAAAAGATCGGCGGTCATGGCGGTATGGACTTCATGATGACCTGGAGGTTAGTGGATTGCTTGAGAAACGGCCTGCCATTGGATCAGGATGTCTATGATGCGGCACTTTGGAGTGCATTTTCTCCATTGTCAGAGTGGTCAGTGGCCAATAAGGCTACTTCTATCGATGTGCCTGACTTTACCGGAGGTTCCTGGAAAACCAACAAACCTGTAAGCATTACGCTTGAAGGCGGTGGGAATACTGGTGTAAGGATATAG
- a CDS encoding amidohydrolase family protein codes for MIRPFIDAHVHLNTTSIEKMEKALEYGASFLSINTEIPFFDSIEGQQEVLKQLDSQYPNRIKFVTSFSTEGINEEGWAAAVIAQIKRGLDKGAAGVKIWKNIGMELQDNAGRFIMIDDDRLRPVLDFLEQEGILLIGHQGEPKNCWLPLEEMTVDSDRSYFSSHPEYHMHLHPEYPSYQAQMDARDRVLERHPALQFVGLHLLSMEWSIDEVSKRLDKYPNLMTDVAERVCHLQLQAQGRWEEVRAFMIKYQDRIMYGTDVIDDGSFGDQGVADRFEQLWNFHWDFFATENVLEAPEFAGEFRGLGLPEEVLQKLFYTNAARVYGFD; via the coding sequence ATGATTCGTCCATTTATAGACGCACACGTACACTTAAATACCACCTCTATCGAGAAAATGGAGAAAGCGCTGGAGTATGGCGCCTCCTTTCTTTCGATCAATACCGAAATCCCTTTTTTTGATTCCATCGAGGGACAGCAAGAGGTGCTCAAACAACTGGATAGTCAATATCCAAACCGAATTAAGTTTGTGACCTCTTTTTCTACAGAAGGCATAAACGAGGAAGGTTGGGCCGCAGCGGTCATAGCGCAAATAAAGCGTGGTTTGGACAAAGGAGCTGCTGGCGTGAAGATTTGGAAGAATATTGGGATGGAGCTTCAGGACAATGCGGGGCGATTTATCATGATCGATGATGATCGGTTACGTCCTGTGCTGGATTTCTTGGAGCAGGAGGGGATTCTACTGATCGGCCACCAGGGAGAGCCCAAAAACTGTTGGCTTCCTCTGGAGGAGATGACGGTAGATTCAGACCGAAGTTACTTTAGCAGTCATCCGGAATACCATATGCACTTGCATCCGGAGTACCCATCATACCAAGCACAAATGGATGCTCGTGACCGGGTGCTGGAGCGCCATCCGGCACTACAGTTTGTCGGCCTGCATCTGTTGAGCATGGAGTGGAGTATCGATGAGGTGTCCAAGAGGTTGGATAAGTACCCCAATCTAATGACCGATGTGGCAGAACGGGTCTGTCACCTGCAGTTACAGGCCCAAGGTCGCTGGGAGGAGGTACGAGCATTTATGATTAAATACCAAGACAGGATCATGTATGGAACCGACGTGATTGACGACGGTTCGTTTGGCGATCAAGGAGTGGCGGATCGTTTCGAGCAGCTGTGGAATTTTCATTGGGACTTCTTTGCAACGGAAAACGTACTGGAGGCGCCCGAGTTTGCCGGGGAATTTCGCGGACTTGGATTACCTGAAGAAGTTTTGCAAAAACTATTCTATACCAATGCGGCCAGGGTTTATGGTTTTGATTGA
- a CDS encoding class II fructose-bisphosphate aldolase, with the protein MKLKHKLQEFTAQKRGLLATNFYNLETLQGVLKAASAMDEPVILQLTKSSIDYMGLNTAVAMGRAALKEYGVEGWIHLDHGGSVELAQACLDAGFDSVMIDGSELPFEENVKITQEVVRRAHKYGANVEAELGYVAKLGQSHEHQGFTTAEEAKTFVEQTGVDALAISIGTAHGFYKQEPKLQFDLLSEIAAATEATLVLHGSSGVPEEQLRKAISGGICKVNLATEIKNIFMKTLQQLLLQNEEIDLRKVFPKATKEVTDLVSYKLDIMKNDK; encoded by the coding sequence ATGAAGTTAAAACATAAATTACAGGAATTTACCGCACAAAAGCGCGGGCTATTGGCCACCAACTTCTATAACTTGGAAACCTTGCAAGGCGTCTTAAAGGCAGCATCTGCGATGGACGAGCCCGTGATTTTGCAGCTTACCAAAAGTTCGATTGACTACATGGGGCTAAACACGGCAGTAGCCATGGGACGGGCGGCACTTAAGGAGTATGGTGTGGAAGGTTGGATCCATTTGGATCATGGGGGCAGTGTGGAACTGGCACAAGCTTGCTTGGATGCCGGATTTGATTCCGTGATGATCGATGGCAGTGAGCTGCCCTTTGAAGAGAACGTAAAGATCACCCAGGAAGTCGTCAGGAGGGCTCATAAGTACGGGGCCAATGTAGAGGCGGAACTGGGCTATGTGGCTAAACTGGGGCAGTCTCACGAGCATCAAGGGTTTACAACCGCTGAGGAGGCCAAGACTTTTGTGGAACAGACAGGCGTGGACGCACTGGCAATTTCCATTGGCACGGCGCATGGCTTTTACAAGCAAGAGCCTAAATTGCAGTTTGACTTGTTGAGTGAAATTGCGGCGGCAACAGAGGCTACCTTGGTGCTCCACGGCAGTTCAGGCGTTCCTGAGGAGCAATTGCGAAAGGCGATTAGCGGGGGGATTTGCAAGGTAAACCTTGCTACAGAAATCAAGAATATTTTTATGAAAACCTTGCAGCAGCTATTGCTTCAGAACGAAGAGATCGACTTGCGAAAAGTCTTTCCAAAGGCCACCAAGGAAGTAACTGACTTGGTGAGTTACAAGTTGGATATCATGAAAAACGATAAATAA
- a CDS encoding carbohydrate kinase family protein codes for MGKRDLLVVGELNIDLILNQIQGFPEMGSEKVAQKMDVVLGSSSAIFAANIATLGVDTAFCGMVGKDDFGKMVQETLAAQQVDTRFIATSAQYKTGLTVVMNYDQDRANVTYCGAMEALTMQEIPWEVAGTFKHFHLSNYFLQKGIQKDITAIFEKAKSAGMTTSLDLQVDPDDQWDFDYERCLPHVDIFLPNESELLSLTGKSSISEALEAIKPYANTVALKRGVKGGLVFEKGKVTEVAAFVNDQFVDAIGAGDSFNAGFIHRFLQGADWESCLRFANLTGALNTTAAGGTGAFTSLAAVKARAKSQFNQEI; via the coding sequence ATGGGTAAAAGGGATTTGCTGGTAGTCGGAGAACTGAACATTGATTTGATCCTGAATCAAATCCAGGGATTTCCGGAAATGGGCAGTGAGAAAGTCGCCCAAAAAATGGATGTGGTCTTAGGGAGCTCATCAGCCATTTTCGCTGCCAATATCGCCACATTGGGCGTGGATACTGCTTTTTGTGGAATGGTCGGAAAGGACGACTTTGGCAAGATGGTGCAGGAAACCTTGGCTGCCCAGCAGGTGGATACCCGTTTTATCGCTACCTCAGCGCAGTATAAGACCGGCTTGACGGTCGTGATGAACTATGATCAGGACCGTGCCAATGTTACCTATTGCGGTGCGATGGAAGCCTTGACCATGCAGGAGATCCCATGGGAGGTCGCCGGTACTTTCAAGCACTTTCACCTTTCCAATTATTTCCTTCAGAAAGGTATCCAAAAAGATATTACCGCAATTTTTGAGAAGGCGAAGTCGGCGGGAATGACCACTTCCTTGGACTTGCAGGTGGATCCTGATGATCAGTGGGATTTTGATTATGAAAGATGCCTGCCCCATGTAGATATATTTCTTCCAAATGAATCGGAATTGTTGTCTCTTACGGGGAAATCCAGCATTAGTGAGGCCCTTGAAGCCATAAAGCCGTACGCCAATACGGTAGCCTTGAAAAGGGGAGTGAAGGGCGGCTTGGTGTTTGAAAAAGGGAAGGTCACGGAAGTAGCGGCATTTGTAAACGATCAATTCGTAGATGCCATTGGCGCTGGGGACAGTTTCAATGCAGGATTTATCCATCGATTCCTCCAAGGGGCCGATTGGGAATCATGTCTTCGTTTTGCAAATCTCACCGGTGCATTGAACACTACTGCTGCGGGAGGTACAGGTGCTTTTACGTCCCTAGCTGCTGTAAAAGCGCGGGCCAAATCCCAGTTTAATCAAGAAATCTAA
- a CDS encoding 1-phosphofructokinase family hexose kinase, whose amino-acid sequence MVLSVCPNPSIDTYAWLEDFQLGKANRISKQEEFPGGKGVHVAMALQEAGAPTVLMAAWAGHPGEWIKAACKERGMATVGVDLKGMNRKCYTFLAEATAIRNTELMEPGPEMNGEDFDRFVGVFKDNLRQSALTVMSGSWPKGAPKTAYRELIAAANGSGKKVILDCSGEQLTHALEEKIFGIHLNEHEAKQYCGTSSVHEAFDKLHEKVELIALTKGKEGLFLSYQGTRLHANVTLEKVISTVGCGDCLTAGVALGVSRGYGVEEIARYGAAFGAANCLRPDLGMIYKADVERLLPQVNINELTYG is encoded by the coding sequence ATGGTGCTGTCAGTCTGCCCCAATCCGTCAATAGATACTTATGCTTGGTTGGAGGATTTTCAGCTTGGCAAGGCAAACCGCATTTCCAAGCAAGAGGAATTTCCTGGAGGCAAGGGTGTGCATGTGGCCATGGCCCTCCAGGAAGCAGGAGCACCTACCGTGCTCATGGCCGCTTGGGCGGGACATCCGGGGGAATGGATCAAGGCAGCCTGTAAGGAACGAGGGATGGCTACCGTAGGGGTGGACTTAAAAGGAATGAACAGAAAATGTTATACCTTTTTGGCTGAGGCAACAGCGATACGGAATACTGAGTTGATGGAGCCAGGGCCAGAGATGAACGGGGAGGATTTTGACCGTTTTGTTGGGGTGTTTAAGGACAATCTTCGCCAGTCAGCCTTGACAGTGATGTCAGGATCTTGGCCCAAAGGAGCTCCCAAAACAGCTTATCGGGAATTGATAGCCGCGGCCAATGGAAGTGGGAAGAAGGTGATCCTGGACTGTAGCGGTGAGCAATTGACCCATGCGCTGGAAGAAAAGATATTTGGAATTCATCTCAACGAACATGAGGCGAAGCAATATTGCGGGACATCAAGTGTCCATGAGGCCTTCGATAAATTGCACGAAAAAGTCGAGCTGATCGCCTTGACCAAAGGCAAGGAAGGGTTGTTCCTGAGTTATCAAGGCACCCGTTTGCATGCCAATGTCACCTTGGAAAAAGTGATCAGCACGGTGGGCTGTGGCGATTGCCTGACAGCCGGAGTAGCGCTTGGAGTTAGCCGGGGATATGGTGTTGAAGAAATTGCCCGGTATGGAGCTGCCTTTGGTGCCGCCAATTGTCTTAGGCCCGATTTGGGAATGATATATAAAGCAGATGTGGAGCGATTGCTCCCACAAGTAAACATAAATGAATTGACTTATGGGTAA
- a CDS encoding SIS domain-containing protein, with amino-acid sequence MIQTTYLTLDSEKAEELGAFHTAKEIAGQPELWQRVFRQLKNEQNAIHSFIKPILEKGNARIVLTGAGSSAFIGESAQGIVQQLTGVHTQAIATTDVVTHPELFFLEKVPTLLVSFARSGNSPESVEAVRLADAHCNEIYHLIITCNPDGELAAYANDCGGNCLALVLPEGSNDNSLAMTGSFTSMLLAILLVAGIDQLDQLKQQFEDAAETANHILRNSLHEFEAVAKSDFNRVIFLGSGAMLGVARECHLKLQELTDGKVVCKHDSFLGFRHGPRAVANEESIVVYLFSRDPHVVRYETDLAKSIGEDKRKIRTISFAAENTDGYHSILDLPAVGTSEKAIFNVLPATMVGQLLGFYKCLQLGLHPDNPSVSGAISRVVQGVTIYNKA; translated from the coding sequence ATGATACAAACGACATATTTGACTTTGGACTCTGAAAAGGCTGAGGAACTTGGAGCATTTCACACAGCCAAGGAAATAGCAGGCCAGCCGGAGTTATGGCAACGCGTGTTTCGTCAATTGAAAAATGAACAAAACGCGATACATTCTTTTATCAAGCCTATTCTCGAAAAAGGCAATGCACGCATTGTTCTTACCGGAGCCGGTTCTTCTGCGTTTATTGGTGAATCTGCCCAAGGAATTGTTCAGCAGTTGACCGGTGTCCATACACAAGCCATAGCGACTACAGATGTCGTGACACATCCTGAGCTGTTTTTTCTAGAGAAGGTACCCACGTTGTTGGTTTCTTTTGCCCGTTCAGGAAATAGTCCGGAAAGTGTGGAGGCGGTAAGGCTTGCTGATGCACACTGCAACGAAATATACCATCTAATCATCACTTGTAATCCAGATGGAGAGTTGGCGGCTTATGCGAACGATTGTGGGGGGAATTGTCTTGCGTTGGTGTTACCTGAAGGATCCAATGATAACAGTTTGGCCATGACCGGCAGCTTTACATCGATGTTATTGGCCATTTTGTTGGTGGCTGGAATTGATCAGCTGGATCAGTTGAAACAGCAGTTTGAAGATGCGGCGGAGACAGCCAATCACATTTTGCGCAACAGCTTGCATGAATTTGAGGCGGTGGCCAAATCGGATTTTAATCGGGTGATATTTTTAGGTTCTGGAGCAATGCTGGGAGTAGCACGGGAATGCCATTTAAAACTTCAGGAATTGACAGATGGCAAGGTGGTCTGCAAGCATGATTCATTTCTTGGTTTCAGACACGGCCCCAGGGCGGTGGCAAATGAGGAATCCATCGTGGTTTACCTGTTTTCCAGGGATCCTCACGTGGTTCGTTATGAGACTGATCTGGCCAAGAGTATCGGAGAGGACAAAAGGAAGATAAGAACCATTAGTTTTGCAGCCGAAAATACGGATGGATATCACTCCATACTGGATTTGCCTGCTGTAGGTACAAGTGAAAAAGCCATTTTCAATGTCCTTCCGGCCACGATGGTGGGGCAGCTGTTAGGGTTTTATAAGTGCCTGCAGTTGGGATTGCACCCGGATAATCCTTCCGTTAGTGGTGCCATCAGTCGGGTGGTGCAAGGTGTGACCATTTATAACAAAGCGTAA